In Nitrospirota bacterium, one genomic interval encodes:
- a CDS encoding type II toxin-antitoxin system RelE/ParE family toxin, translated as MAICSFFDKGTEQFFLIGKVAKGIGWSSISNVVKRKLDMVHYAEALNDLKVPPGNRLESLTGDLKGYYSIRINDQWRIVFGWTDSGPNKVRVCDYH; from the coding sequence ATGGCCATTTGTTCTTTTTTTGACAAAGGTACAGAACAATTTTTCCTGATTGGAAAGGTGGCTAAAGGAATTGGCTGGAGTTCCATTAGCAATGTCGTCAAGAGAAAGCTTGATATGGTTCATTATGCTGAGGCTCTCAATGATTTAAAGGTCCCACCTGGAAACCGTTTGGAATCTCTTACCGGTGACTTAAAGGGATATTATAGTATTCGCATCAATGATCAATGGCGGATTGTTTTCGGGTGGACGGACTCTGGCCCCAATAAAGTACGAGTTTGTGATTATCACTGA
- a CDS encoding HigA family addiction module antidote protein: MFKIRRNPTTPGEILKEEFLVPLGLTQGELALHLNCDVKVINRIINGHTRVTAEMAIKLAAAFNTTPEFWLNAQKAVDLYKASKNISKLPKSLLLKTA, encoded by the coding sequence ATGTTTAAAATTAGGAGAAATCCTACCACTCCGGGTGAGATTTTGAAGGAAGAGTTTTTGGTGCCCCTCGGGTTGACTCAGGGGGAGTTGGCTTTGCATCTTAACTGTGATGTAAAGGTGATTAACCGGATAATCAATGGACATACCCGTGTTACAGCGGAAATGGCAATTAAGCTAGCCGCTGCCTTTAACACAACGCCGGAGTTTTGGCTAAACGCCCAAAAAGCTGTGGACCTTTATAAGGCATCTAAAAATATTAGTAAATTGCCAAAATCATTACTGTTGAAGACAGCATAG
- a CDS encoding DEAD/DEAH box helicase has translation MDTSTREMRQSHSVSTEVITPSNTQKVLFEDFKISPPVLSALYGMGFKEPSPIQVGTLALALRGSDVIGQAQTGTGKTAAFGIPIIEKINPSDRKLQALIMAPTRELAIQVAEELNRIGKGKGIVSLPVYGGQAITIQLASLKRGVHIVVGTPGRLIDHLNRKTLRLQDVQTVVLDEADVMLDMGFIDDITTLLQQVPKERQTLLFSATLSEPILQIAKKYMNHPSEVRISKKNVTVEKIEQVYYETPHSQRFDTFCRVMDVNKPTLTLVFCDTKMNVDQLTARLIKAGYPSEAIHGDLSQLQRDKVMKKFRDGTIKILVATDVAARGLNVSAVSHVINYHIPKNTETYIHRIGRTGRAGKEGMAITLITPHENRDLKSIEAQSKAKIEKRAIPSDDEVRGSRLSQVQEQIETTLKKGAVKKYSPWLKELYSGFTPEEVASALLYLHDHVEPVVVTEKEESSRGFRSNTRRRDERSGSRYSSNRPAAGRERNSYARQASSDDNARTERSSYTTRPRASEKKEAVRGKEIYMMPVMTRSKRSKNKAY, from the coding sequence ATGGATACATCTACGCGAGAGATGCGTCAATCTCACTCCGTCAGCACGGAAGTCATTACCCCCTCGAACACCCAGAAAGTTTTGTTTGAGGATTTTAAAATCAGCCCGCCGGTTTTAAGCGCTTTATACGGCATGGGATTTAAAGAGCCCTCGCCGATTCAAGTTGGGACCTTGGCATTGGCCTTGAGAGGGTCCGATGTCATTGGACAGGCGCAAACCGGAACCGGCAAAACAGCCGCTTTCGGAATTCCTATTATCGAAAAAATTAATCCTTCCGACCGAAAGCTTCAGGCTTTGATTATGGCCCCCACGCGGGAATTGGCTATTCAGGTGGCCGAGGAGCTCAACCGGATCGGAAAAGGAAAAGGGATCGTTTCTCTTCCGGTTTACGGAGGACAGGCGATTACGATTCAGCTGGCAAGTTTAAAGCGGGGTGTTCATATTGTTGTAGGAACCCCGGGCCGGTTAATCGACCATTTAAACCGGAAGACGCTTCGTCTTCAGGACGTTCAGACCGTGGTTCTAGATGAAGCAGATGTTATGCTTGACATGGGATTTATTGACGATATCACCACCCTTTTACAGCAGGTTCCCAAAGAGCGTCAGACCCTTCTGTTTTCGGCCACGCTCTCTGAGCCGATTCTTCAAATCGCCAAGAAATATATGAATCATCCTTCGGAAGTCCGAATCAGCAAAAAAAACGTGACCGTAGAGAAAATCGAACAGGTTTATTACGAAACCCCTCATTCCCAGCGGTTTGACACATTCTGCCGGGTCATGGATGTGAACAAGCCGACGCTTACCCTGGTCTTTTGTGATACCAAAATGAATGTCGACCAGCTGACAGCAAGATTGATCAAAGCGGGGTATCCGAGCGAGGCCATTCATGGAGACCTCAGTCAGCTCCAGCGTGACAAGGTCATGAAGAAATTCAGGGACGGGACGATAAAAATCCTGGTCGCCACCGATGTGGCCGCCCGGGGTTTAAATGTCTCTGCCGTCTCTCATGTGATCAATTATCATATTCCGAAAAATACTGAGACCTATATTCACCGGATCGGGAGAACCGGCCGTGCCGGCAAAGAAGGGATGGCGATTACGCTGATCACGCCGCATGAAAATAGGGATTTAAAATCGATTGAGGCTCAATCGAAGGCAAAAATTGAAAAAAGAGCAATTCCTTCAGACGATGAGGTTCGGGGTTCCCGGTTGAGTCAGGTCCAGGAACAGATTGAAACGACTTTGAAAAAAGGGGCCGTGAAAAAATACTCTCCCTGGCTTAAAGAGCTTTATTCCGGATTTACACCGGAAGAGGTTGCGTCCGCTCTTCTTTACCTTCACGATCACGTTGAACCTGTTGTGGTAACCGAAAAAGAGGAAAGTTCAAGGGGGTTTCGCTCAAACACGAGGCGCCGCGATGAAAGGTCTGGCAGCAGGTATTCGTCGAACAGGCCAGCCGCGGGAAGGGAACGAAATTCTTATGCCCGCCAGGCATCTTCTGACGACAATGCTAGAACGGAACGGAGCTCTTATACGACTCGTCCGAGGGCTTCAGAAAAAAAAGAAGCGGTACGGGGAAAAGAAATTTATATGATGCCGGTGATGACACGGTCAAAACGGTCAAAAAACAAGGCCTACTAA
- a CDS encoding transporter gives MLKKNLAILFFLVILVISVHPLLALEVDDYVPASNVKGLSGYYFIDSTQTLLKGELKAALFGIAFESDLNNFKKGTVEAVLSTGLLDGIETAMVIPYFNQSGNLSGIGDIQISGKVHWLDQISEDIPSLALALTVELPTGDQNKGLRTVDSYGGDFELIADGKIDLIDYSFSLTGEAGVFAQDIGKTREEKYIRYGGGGFFPLAESWVLLLEGTGTSKYGINQDFGTVSASLRFFRNPFQLTGGIERTIPIGTNAPPKGTALHASINISF, from the coding sequence ATGCTTAAGAAAAATCTTGCCATTTTATTTTTTCTCGTTATTCTCGTTATTTCGGTTCACCCTCTTTTGGCCCTGGAAGTTGACGATTATGTCCCGGCGTCCAACGTAAAAGGTCTTTCCGGTTATTATTTTATCGACTCAACCCAAACGCTCTTGAAAGGCGAGCTTAAAGCCGCCTTGTTCGGTATCGCTTTTGAAAGCGACCTGAATAACTTTAAAAAAGGTACCGTGGAAGCGGTTTTGTCAACGGGCCTTCTGGATGGGATTGAAACGGCGATGGTCATTCCTTATTTCAACCAAAGCGGCAACCTGTCAGGGATAGGTGATATTCAAATTTCAGGCAAAGTTCATTGGCTGGATCAAATAAGCGAAGACATCCCTTCGCTGGCTTTGGCGCTCACTGTTGAGTTACCGACAGGAGATCAAAATAAAGGCCTTCGAACCGTTGATTCCTATGGAGGCGACTTTGAACTCATTGCAGACGGGAAGATCGACCTGATTGATTATTCTTTTAGCTTAACGGGAGAAGCGGGCGTTTTTGCCCAGGATATCGGAAAAACCCGTGAAGAAAAATATATCCGGTACGGAGGCGGAGGCTTTTTCCCTCTCGCCGAATCGTGGGTCCTCCTTTTAGAAGGAACCGGGACAAGCAAATATGGAATAAATCAAGATTTTGGAACGGTCTCGGCATCCTTACGCTTTTTTAGAAACCCCTTTCAGCTGACCGGCGGAATCGAGAGGACCATTCCGATCGGAACCAACGCGCCTCCAAAAGGAACAGCCCTTCACGCCTCCATCAATATTTCGTTTTAG